A stretch of the Vibrio sp. SS-MA-C1-2 genome encodes the following:
- a CDS encoding TonB-dependent hemoglobin/transferrin/lactoferrin family receptor, whose amino-acid sequence MLFQQTFKKTLLTTSILLTLPAFANTNSGISYFDEVVVSATKTEQSKKDVSSSIETISASDLDETMSSDLKEALKYTPGVDAEGTGRFGISGFNIRGMDADQVKMMIDGVQQPTPYNPGSNEQRQYPNAIEIDTLQAIEINKGPSSTLYGSDAMAGAVVLRTKNPSDLLKTDGDEQRFGFKSGYTSADETFKTTLHWAARKDKVETLLMATYAEGGETKTYDSESRVEGSERGAANPADKKLGNLLGKTIYHINDQQNVGLTVEYYDSKYNEEELNYNGYEIMPGFVYTDNYNKDHTQRLRVGVEHEINTDMVIADTLDWSLNYQENKVTNKNYDTTDFNGRRLRERKANDTAIQFDGQLTKIIDADNSSHEITYGVNYSHNDFDLSNTDYKFDLGTVTPGSTGMPDATMQQWGIFVQDQAFLLEERLVVTTGLRYDYFVADPSTDEGYTRSFDKNQDDSFTGRLGTVYHFNDNLSLYGQISQGFKAPTVYDLYYYYDQGAIIEANPDLKAERSISYETGLRGGFEAINFELSAYYNHYKDFINDRATGENVDGKDVYERVNLDNVEIYGAEFSSTLYLDTAFNAPEGMYSRFTIAYTDGEDKKTGDTLDSIAPLTSVLGLGIDRDNYGAMTNIKMVDAKTDWQEADNWNTAGYTVVDLTAYYIPAEDLILRAGIFNLFDREYSLYSDISGKTSSTRNNPQFYSQPGRNWSVNIEYSF is encoded by the coding sequence ATGCTTTTTCAACAAACATTTAAAAAAACACTTTTAACCACATCAATACTTCTCACACTTCCAGCATTTGCCAACACTAACTCAGGTATCTCCTACTTTGATGAAGTTGTCGTATCCGCAACAAAAACGGAGCAAAGTAAAAAAGATGTTTCAAGCAGCATTGAAACTATCTCTGCCAGTGATCTTGATGAAACAATGTCCAGCGATCTTAAAGAAGCTTTAAAATATACTCCCGGAGTCGATGCTGAGGGAACAGGAAGATTTGGTATTTCAGGCTTTAACATACGAGGTATGGACGCTGATCAAGTCAAAATGATGATCGACGGAGTACAGCAACCAACACCTTACAACCCAGGCTCCAATGAACAGCGTCAATATCCTAATGCCATTGAAATCGATACATTGCAAGCCATAGAGATCAATAAAGGTCCCTCCTCCACACTATATGGCTCTGACGCAATGGCGGGGGCAGTTGTTTTAAGAACTAAAAATCCAAGTGACTTGTTAAAAACAGACGGCGATGAACAACGCTTTGGGTTTAAGTCAGGTTATACCTCTGCGGATGAAACCTTTAAAACCACACTCCACTGGGCTGCACGAAAAGATAAAGTCGAAACACTTTTAATGGCAACCTATGCAGAAGGAGGTGAAACCAAAACTTACGACTCTGAATCTAGGGTTGAAGGTTCTGAACGCGGTGCTGCTAACCCTGCAGATAAGAAATTAGGCAATTTATTAGGTAAAACTATTTACCATATCAATGATCAACAAAATGTCGGTCTAACCGTTGAGTACTATGATTCTAAATATAATGAAGAGGAGCTCAATTACAACGGTTATGAAATCATGCCTGGGTTTGTCTATACCGATAATTACAATAAAGATCATACTCAACGTTTACGAGTCGGTGTCGAACACGAAATTAATACCGACATGGTAATCGCAGATACCTTAGATTGGTCTTTGAACTACCAAGAGAACAAAGTCACTAATAAAAATTACGACACCACTGATTTCAACGGTAGACGTCTTCGTGAACGTAAAGCCAATGATACAGCGATCCAATTTGATGGTCAGCTAACAAAAATTATCGATGCAGATAATAGTTCACATGAAATTACTTATGGCGTGAATTATTCGCACAATGATTTTGATCTCTCTAATACTGATTACAAATTTGATTTAGGTACGGTGACGCCAGGAAGTACAGGCATGCCCGATGCCACGATGCAGCAATGGGGGATATTTGTTCAAGACCAAGCATTTTTATTGGAAGAACGATTGGTGGTTACCACAGGACTTCGCTATGATTATTTTGTCGCCGACCCATCAACAGATGAAGGATACACTCGCTCTTTTGACAAGAACCAAGATGATTCATTTACAGGTAGATTAGGTACAGTTTATCACTTCAATGATAACCTATCTCTTTATGGTCAAATTAGCCAAGGTTTTAAAGCACCGACCGTTTATGACCTCTATTACTACTATGATCAAGGCGCGATTATTGAAGCTAATCCAGATTTAAAAGCGGAACGAAGCATCTCTTATGAAACAGGCCTTAGAGGTGGTTTTGAAGCGATTAATTTTGAACTTTCTGCATACTACAATCATTATAAAGATTTTATTAATGATCGAGCAACAGGTGAAAATGTGGATGGTAAAGATGTTTACGAACGAGTTAATCTAGATAATGTCGAAATATACGGTGCTGAATTCAGTTCAACTCTCTACTTAGATACTGCATTTAATGCACCGGAAGGTATGTACTCACGGTTCACAATCGCCTATACCGATGGAGAAGATAAAAAAACCGGTGATACTTTAGATTCCATTGCTCCATTAACCAGTGTCTTAGGCTTGGGTATTGATCGTGATAATTACGGCGCAATGACCAACATTAAAATGGTTGATGCAAAAACCGATTGGCAAGAAGCAGATAACTGGAATACCGCTGGATATACGGTAGTCGACCTTACGGCTTATTATATCCCAGCTGAAGATTTAATCCTTAGAGCTGGCATATTTAATCTATTTGACAGAGAGTATTCGCTCTACAGTGATATTTCAGGAAAAACCTCTTCAACGAGAAATAATCCGCAGTTTTACAGCCAGCCAGGACGTAATTGGAGTGTCAATATTGAGTATTCATTCTAA
- a CDS encoding MMPL family transporter, giving the protein MANKYLSKQAIRYYFLLLIMVIVTGISINYSSKHFKIDADLNHLVKQDAPWRSNLDHISDTFSKTNNSLIVVVNGDNLKDVETNVKALTDKFNQDPLFSNIYVPTQLAWFKQNGLWFLPQDRFNQFSSNLSQQLPSLLPLVNAPEQAQQPLYYGTLISALQSQDQQHLTNALTPLHTILTNNQTYPWLQSLIPSPKGPFYQTIGLSAHPQLDQKQPNKVIMERVKSIINQVSNDNVTVKVTGQTALDYDEIHAANQSVTLAGTVSLIGLILVLGFGIRSLRIILASYAAVLFGLSWTIAAGLLLVGSYNTISIVFLVMFIGLSVDFAIHFCLRIKEEREKSEDSKLCLTKAIKGSFTPLSLCALTSAIGFLGFYPTDYTGLAELGIISAAGMLMGLIATFVVIPTFFFFFGYPRRKTVKVDHHFDDLNFWLPNHYKTVIALTVIVGIVMGFGASHLRFDFSTLVLKSKTSESVQTLEELQQQGLGSSYQMMMLANSDQQAEKWKIELQSKPEVSKVLAIDSFIPKNMEPRKQQLLSTLSNAQPNIANPSTVQQFEVALNTYLSTSVSTAENKKMAEEILHWLHQTPQEQINEKINHQLLLPLSNLQQSLQGISHVKALTKTDLPNAISSRYLSGDNQLLIAYPAGDMHDVNQLDQFITAVQSVAPNATGRAVAEQEVGKIVISAFYQATTYSLSLIFLILLFALPYKRDAFLAFIPLTLTVISTMAIAYWTGQSLNMANIIVIPLIFGLGVDNGIHIVERFRAEGSARAFYRSSTPRAAILSSLTTMATFGALMLADHQGMYSIGFLLTIAITLLLFYSLTVLPALLFSAKKYSSK; this is encoded by the coding sequence GTGGCTAATAAGTATTTATCAAAACAAGCAATTCGTTATTACTTTTTATTACTAATAATGGTGATAGTGACAGGTATTTCAATCAATTATAGTTCTAAACACTTTAAGATAGACGCGGATTTAAATCACTTAGTTAAACAGGATGCTCCTTGGCGAAGTAATCTAGACCACATTAGTGATACATTCAGTAAAACAAATAATAGTTTGATCGTTGTTGTAAATGGTGACAACTTAAAAGATGTTGAGACTAACGTTAAAGCTTTAACCGATAAATTTAATCAAGACCCACTTTTTTCAAACATTTATGTACCGACACAACTCGCTTGGTTTAAACAGAATGGTTTATGGTTTCTGCCTCAAGATAGATTCAACCAGTTTTCGTCAAACTTATCACAACAATTGCCGTCTTTATTGCCTTTAGTCAATGCCCCTGAGCAAGCGCAACAACCCCTTTATTATGGTACTTTAATATCCGCTTTACAAAGTCAAGACCAGCAGCACCTTACAAACGCATTAACGCCACTGCATACTATACTGACAAACAATCAAACATATCCTTGGTTACAATCTTTAATCCCATCACCAAAAGGGCCTTTTTATCAAACTATAGGGCTATCCGCGCATCCACAATTGGATCAAAAACAGCCAAACAAAGTGATTATGGAGAGAGTCAAGTCAATCATCAACCAAGTCAGTAATGATAACGTCACTGTCAAAGTCACAGGACAAACCGCATTAGATTACGATGAAATCCATGCCGCAAATCAGAGTGTTACTCTAGCTGGAACCGTCTCATTAATTGGTCTAATTCTCGTATTAGGTTTTGGTATCCGCTCATTACGAATTATTCTCGCCAGTTATGCCGCTGTTTTATTTGGTCTATCTTGGACAATTGCCGCGGGTTTACTGCTAGTTGGCTCTTATAATACGATCTCTATCGTCTTCTTGGTGATGTTTATCGGTTTAAGTGTCGATTTTGCCATTCATTTCTGTTTACGCATAAAAGAAGAGCGCGAAAAAAGCGAGGATAGCAAACTTTGCTTAACCAAAGCGATTAAAGGTTCTTTCACGCCACTATCTCTCTGCGCCCTGACTTCTGCAATCGGATTTTTAGGCTTTTATCCAACCGATTACACCGGTTTAGCTGAATTAGGTATCATCTCTGCAGCCGGGATGTTAATGGGATTAATCGCCACCTTTGTCGTGATACCTACTTTTTTCTTCTTTTTTGGCTACCCTCGAAGAAAAACAGTTAAAGTTGATCATCATTTTGATGATTTAAATTTTTGGTTGCCAAATCACTATAAAACAGTCATTGCATTGACAGTAATCGTTGGAATTGTGATGGGATTTGGCGCATCTCATTTACGCTTTGATTTCTCGACGTTAGTGCTTAAATCAAAGACATCTGAATCAGTACAAACACTAGAAGAGTTACAACAACAGGGATTAGGATCAAGTTATCAAATGATGATGCTTGCCAATTCTGATCAACAAGCAGAAAAATGGAAGATTGAGCTACAATCAAAGCCAGAGGTGAGTAAAGTTCTTGCTATTGATTCATTTATTCCAAAAAATATGGAACCGCGAAAGCAACAGTTATTATCGACCTTAAGCAACGCCCAACCAAATATCGCAAACCCAAGCACCGTACAACAATTTGAGGTCGCACTAAATACCTATCTTTCAACGTCTGTAAGTACAGCTGAAAATAAGAAAATGGCAGAAGAGATACTACATTGGTTGCACCAAACACCTCAAGAACAAATCAATGAGAAAATAAACCACCAACTATTATTGCCGTTGTCGAATTTGCAACAATCCTTACAAGGGATCAGTCACGTTAAAGCATTAACTAAAACCGATCTCCCTAATGCAATATCAAGTCGTTATTTAAGTGGTGATAATCAACTGTTAATTGCCTACCCGGCTGGTGATATGCACGATGTCAATCAACTCGACCAATTTATCACCGCAGTACAAAGTGTTGCCCCAAATGCAACCGGACGTGCAGTAGCAGAACAAGAAGTTGGGAAAATTGTCATTTCAGCATTTTACCAAGCCACAACTTATTCATTAAGTTTAATCTTTCTTATTTTGCTTTTCGCCCTGCCTTATAAACGGGATGCATTTTTAGCTTTTATTCCACTAACATTAACCGTTATTTCAACGATGGCTATCGCTTATTGGACAGGTCAATCTTTAAATATGGCGAATATCATTGTCATTCCACTGATCTTTGGTTTAGGGGTGGATAATGGAATTCATATTGTAGAACGATTTAGAGCAGAAGGAAGCGCGAGGGCTTTTTATCGTTCATCAACACCGAGAGCGGCAATCTTAAGTTCGTTGACGACAATGGCAACCTTTGGTGCATTGATGTTAGCAGATCACCAAGGAATGTACTCAATTGGCTTCTTATTAACCATTGCTATTACTTTATTGCTGTTTTATAGCTTAACGGTTCTCCCTGCTTTACTATTTAGTGCGAAAAAATATTCGTCCAAATAA
- a CDS encoding DUF1456 family protein, with the protein MTNNDILRRIRYTFDFRDATMVEIFAAADVEVTREQVINWLKRDDDPDFCKMRDVDLAIFLNGLINTKRGKREGEQPEPEKRLTNNMIFMKLRIALNMKADDIIEVLEGVDFRFGKHELSAFFRKPDNKHFRECKDQILRNFLSGVQRQLRPEDKEGFEG; encoded by the coding sequence TTGACTAATAATGATATTTTACGCCGAATTCGCTATACCTTTGATTTTAGAGATGCAACTATGGTTGAAATCTTTGCTGCGGCAGATGTTGAAGTGACTCGCGAACAGGTGATTAATTGGCTTAAAAGAGATGATGATCCAGATTTTTGCAAAATGAGAGATGTTGATCTGGCAATATTTCTAAATGGTCTTATTAATACAAAACGTGGTAAACGTGAAGGTGAGCAACCTGAGCCTGAGAAACGTTTAACCAACAATATGATTTTCATGAAATTACGTATTGCATTAAACATGAAGGCAGATGATATTATTGAAGTTTTAGAAGGTGTAGACTTCCGCTTTGGTAAACATGAGCTGAGTGCTTTTTTCCGCAAGCCAGACAATAAGCATTTCAGAGAGTGTAAAGACCAGATCCTACGTAACTTTTTATCGGGTGTTCAACGTCAATTACGCCCTGAAGATAAAGAAGGCTTTGAAGGTTAA
- a CDS encoding SDR family NAD(P)-dependent oxidoreductase, with product MNNIAIFGAGSGLGAAMVEHFFNQGYRVIAVTRTPNNNLFINNPFINEYQIESIVCDATDPQQVNDAVKTLPENCWVISTMGSFGADIPVDYLGHRYLIDELEKRDIVRFLLITSLGCGDSWRYLSERSKLGFGSAVREKSLAEAWLQSSRLDYTILRPGGLKDGEATLTGVISQHKEVHGVIHRNEVARLTEQLLKNYQTIGQIYQCVDPTLVY from the coding sequence ATGAATAATATCGCTATTTTTGGTGCGGGAAGTGGCTTAGGCGCCGCAATGGTTGAGCACTTTTTTAATCAAGGTTATCGTGTCATTGCTGTAACTAGAACGCCTAATAACAATTTATTTATTAATAATCCATTTATTAATGAATATCAGATTGAGTCTATCGTTTGTGATGCCACAGATCCTCAACAGGTCAATGATGCGGTTAAAACACTGCCTGAAAACTGTTGGGTAATTTCGACCATGGGGAGTTTTGGTGCTGATATACCGGTTGATTATCTTGGTCATCGTTATCTAATTGATGAGTTAGAAAAACGAGACATTGTCCGTTTTCTATTAATCACCTCTTTGGGGTGTGGCGATTCGTGGCGATACCTTTCTGAGCGTTCAAAATTAGGTTTTGGATCCGCAGTAAGAGAAAAATCTTTGGCGGAAGCGTGGCTGCAAAGTAGTCGCCTAGATTATACGATTTTACGTCCTGGAGGTTTAAAAGATGGAGAAGCAACTTTAACCGGAGTAATATCCCAACATAAAGAGGTTCATGGCGTGATTCATCGTAATGAAGTCGCTCGTTTAACTGAACAGCTACTCAAGAATTACCAAACAATAGGGCAAATTTATCAATGTGTTGATCCCACTTTAGTTTATTAA
- a CDS encoding heme ABC transporter ATP-binding protein, whose translation MINLTTKKKAIEINHASLKFGNKVVLDDISIDFHKGELTALLGPNGTGKSTLLKVMTRELASHNPKTFSLSVFDKPVNDWQTESLARHLGVLPQSSSLTFNFTVQEVVELGAIPLSLSKKETEEVAKKMMIETGVEQLAQHNYPNLSGGEKQRVHLARVLTQLSQSGDDKIILLDEPTSALDIEYQHKTLKLAKSLAKNGVSVVIVIHDLNLASQYADRIVMLNRGKVAADGTPWQVLTEENIWQVYNHKTMVIPHPELGVPLVV comes from the coding sequence ATGATAAATCTAACGACAAAAAAGAAAGCGATTGAGATTAATCATGCTTCGCTAAAGTTTGGCAATAAAGTGGTGCTGGATGATATCTCCATCGACTTCCATAAAGGTGAGTTGACTGCATTATTGGGCCCGAATGGAACAGGGAAGAGTACCCTTTTAAAAGTGATGACCAGAGAGTTAGCCAGCCATAATCCAAAGACGTTTTCACTTTCAGTATTTGATAAACCCGTTAATGATTGGCAGACAGAGAGTCTAGCGAGACATTTAGGGGTATTACCTCAATCGAGTAGTTTAACGTTTAATTTTACCGTGCAAGAAGTGGTTGAGTTGGGGGCGATTCCTCTCTCTTTATCGAAAAAAGAGACGGAAGAAGTCGCTAAAAAGATGATGATAGAAACAGGAGTAGAGCAATTAGCACAACACAACTATCCCAATCTGTCGGGAGGAGAGAAACAGCGTGTTCATTTGGCTCGTGTATTAACTCAACTTTCTCAAAGTGGCGATGATAAAATTATTTTGCTCGATGAACCCACTTCAGCGTTAGACATTGAGTATCAACACAAGACCTTAAAACTTGCTAAATCATTGGCCAAAAATGGCGTCAGTGTGGTGATCGTCATTCATGATCTCAACTTAGCATCACAATATGCTGACCGTATTGTGATGTTAAACCGAGGGAAAGTGGCTGCCGATGGAACACCTTGGCAAGTGCTCACTGAGGAAAATATTTGGCAGGTTTACAATCATAAAACCATGGTGATACCTCATCCTGAGTTAGGTGTACCATTAGTGGTTTAA